ACTTCCTCGGGTTGGATCGCTTGCTCTCCTTTGTGCCCATGCAGGATCAGAGCATGGGCAATCCCCAGGAGGTGCTGACCCTGGGCGCCCATCAGGTCCTGCTGGCCGCTGCTGCTCTTCTCGGCTGGGGAGGATGGACCCGCCCTCAGCGGATCCTGGCAGCAGGTGCCTGGCTGGGGCTGATTGGGATGATCGGGCTCATGACGGCGCCCGCCCGTCCGCTATGGGAGCATTTGCCGTTGCTGGCCTACTCGGAGTTCCCGTGGCGCTGGCTGGGCATCGCCGGGCTCCCCACCGCCTTGCTGATCGGATTGGGGATGGAAGGGTTGCGGCGATCCGGATGGCGGGCCATGGGAGCGGCCGTCGCCGGGCTGGCCCTGATGTTGGGCGTTGCGCCGCTGCTGTATCCCTTCGGTCGGTTCACGGTTCTCCGCCAGGCCACCCTGGCGGATTTGCAGGCCTTCGATCGGGCAGCGGGCCTGATCGGCCTCACCAGTGTGGGCGAGCTCCTGCCTCGCACGGTGCTCGCTCGGGAGATCCCACCCTCTCCCCTGGAAGAGGCTTACCGTCGGGGCGAGGAGCCGGTTCGCCTGGATTCCGCCTCGCTTCCCTCCGGCGCGACGGCCCGTCCGCTCTCCCTGGGCCCGCTGGATCAGCGTTTCTGGGTCGATCTTCCGGTGGGCGCCACGTTGCGGTTCTGGGTCTTTGCGTTCCCAGGCTGGCAGGTTCAGGTGGATGGGCGTCCGGTTTCCGTGGGGGCAGTTGGGGAGCTGGGTCTGCTCCATGCCGCCGTCCCTGTTGGAAGCCATGAAATCCGGTTGTGTTTTTGCGGTCGATGGGACTGGCGGTTGCTGGAGCTGTTCTCGCTGGGACTTGGGCTGGCCGGCTTCGGCCAGTGGTGGACTCGCCGTGTTCGTTCCCGGCCGCAAGCGGTAGCGGGGATCTCTCCCCATCCTCTCTCCCAGAGGGAGTGGATGGCCCTGGCCGCTTTCTGGGCTCTGATCCTGGGCGTGAAGTTTCTCTATGTGGATCCTCACACCCGCTGGTTTCGTCCGCGATCCGATCCGGATCATCCCCCGGGCATGCGCGAGCGGGCGGATGTCGACTTCGGCGGCCGCATTCGTCTGCTGGGCTATGCGGCCTCTCCCCCCGCGTGGGTGATCGAACCGGGAGAGCGCCTGATCCTCACCCTGTGGTGGCGCGGGCTGCAGGAGATGAACACACAATACAGCGTTTACGTGCATGGGCTGGAAGCCCTCCCGCCCCACCGGTTGCGGTTCCAGAGCGATCACATGCATCCGGGGGACATGCCCACGACGGCATCCCCGTGGCGGGAGGAGCGTTATATTCGGGATGTCCACGTCATTCGGATCCCAGCGGATCTCTCCCCCGGGCCTTATCGGTTGAAGGTGGGATTATATGAGAGAGATCACCCCGAGCAAACCCTTTCGGTGGATGGCTCTGGGGAAAACGGATATATGCTCCCGCATATCCTGCTGGTCAACCGGCCGATGCCGCCCGCCGCCCGCCTGCCGGAGCCGATCTCCTTTGGAGGGGCTCTCCGCCTGGTCGGCGCGGAGCTCCCGACGAAGATCCCCCGGGGCCAGCCGTGGCGGCTCTGGTTTTACTGGGAGGCGGAGCGTCCAATCGATCGCTCCTATACGCTCTTCGTTCATCGAACGGATGAAAGCGGGGCGGTTCGAGGGCAGCGGGATGCTCCGCCCTATTCTGGCGCGTTCGAAACCTCCCGCTGGCCCCCGGGAATCATCATCGCCATCCCGGTTGAGCTGGAAGGGATCGATCAGGTGGGATGGTATCATCTCCGAATCGGCTGGTATGAATGGCCCTCGCTGACGCATCTGAACCTCCCTTCCGGGGAGACCGCCTATATCCTTCCCCGTCCGATCGAGGTGAGCCCGTGAAGCGGCGCGCCTTCCTCCAGGACGGAACCATCGCCCTGGCCTACGCCCTCTGGTCCATCTTGCTGACCGCTCCGCTCGTCTTTCGAATGGCGGACGCCCTTCCTCAGGACCTGGGGGATCCCCTGC
Above is a genomic segment from Thermoflexus sp. containing:
- a CDS encoding 6-pyruvoyl-tetrahydropterin synthase-related protein; its protein translation is MRGLWRERGLWLMGIGMVPVCGPLLWAGFPPSHDGVLHVYRVLEMDRMWRAGVFYPRWAPDLVSGLGYPLFHFLGPLFPWLGALGMRLGLDLESSVKLALALLVGLGGTGVYRLARRWGIHEVGAMIAGLAYVYAPFRVRELYWQGDFPQYLALSLLPWAMGAFHGYLQEGGWAQRWKAGVAYSLLLLSHNITAMLGTIALLGYGVLVWAAERPPRRRLWGALWALGLGVGLAAFFVVPALLDRPLVHLDRLLQGHFDFRKHFLGLDRLLSFVPMQDQSMGNPQEVLTLGAHQVLLAAAALLGWGGWTRPQRILAAGAWLGLIGMIGLMTAPARPLWEHLPLLAYSEFPWRWLGIAGLPTALLIGLGMEGLRRSGWRAMGAAVAGLALMLGVAPLLYPFGRFTVLRQATLADLQAFDRAAGLIGLTSVGELLPRTVLAREIPPSPLEEAYRRGEEPVRLDSASLPSGATARPLSLGPLDQRFWVDLPVGATLRFWVFAFPGWQVQVDGRPVSVGAVGELGLLHAAVPVGSHEIRLCFCGRWDWRLLELFSLGLGLAGFGQWWTRRVRSRPQAVAGISPHPLSQREWMALAAFWALILGVKFLYVDPHTRWFRPRSDPDHPPGMRERADVDFGGRIRLLGYAASPPAWVIEPGERLILTLWWRGLQEMNTQYSVYVHGLEALPPHRLRFQSDHMHPGDMPTTASPWREERYIRDVHVIRIPADLSPGPYRLKVGLYERDHPEQTLSVDGSGENGYMLPHILLVNRPMPPAARLPEPISFGGALRLVGAELPTKIPRGQPWRLWFYWEAERPIDRSYTLFVHRTDESGAVRGQRDAPPYSGAFETSRWPPGIIIAIPVELEGIDQVGWYHLRIGWYEWPSLTHLNLPSGETAYILPRPIEVSP